In Haliaeetus albicilla chromosome 18, bHalAlb1.1, whole genome shotgun sequence, one genomic interval encodes:
- the LOC104310359 gene encoding glutathione S-transferase, whose protein sequence is MSGKPKLHYFNGRGRMESIRWLLAAAGVEFEECFLETKDDLTKLQKDGSLLFQQVPMVEIDGMKMVQSRAISNYIATKYNLYGKDLKERALIDMYVEAVIDLNELLMTHTFQPADKKEQHFATIVDKATNRYFPVYEKVLKDHGQDFLVGNRLSRADVQLLETLLMAEECKPDILVKFPLLQSFKARISNIPTIKKFLQPGSQRKPPLQEKDVPKLMKIFH, encoded by the exons ATGTCTGGGAAACCCAAGCTCCACTACTTCAACGGACGAGGCCGAATGGAATCAATACGTTGGCTACTAGCAGCAGCTGGGGTTGAg TTTGAAGAATGTTTTCTGGAAACAAAGGATGATCTGACAAAGTTACAGAAGG ATGGATCCCTGCTGTTTCAGCAAGTGCCAATGGTGGAGATCGATGGAAtgaagatggtgcagagcagagccatCAGCAACTACATTGCAACGAAGTACAACCTCTACGGGAAGGATCTGAAGGAGAGAGCCCT AATTGATATGTATGTGGAAGCAGTAATAGATCTGAACGAGTTACTCATGACCCATACTTTCCAACCAGCGGATAAAAAGGAACAACATTTTGCTACTATTGTGGACAAGGCCACAAACAGATACTTCCCTGTCTATGAGAAG GTTTTGAAAGACCATGGGCAAGACTTTCTTGTTGGCAACCGGCTTAGCAGGGCAGATGTACAATTACTTGAAACCCTTTTAATGGCAGAAGAGTGCAAGCCTGATATACTTGTCAAATTTCCCCTCTTGCAG agTTTTAAAGCCAGAATAAGCAATATCCCCACAATAAAGAAATtcctgcagcctggcagccAGAGGAAACCACCACTACAAGAAAAAGATGTACCAAAACTGATGAAAATTTTCCACTGA
- the LOC104310983 gene encoding glutathione S-transferase 3, whose amino-acid sequence MSGKPRLTYCNGRGRMEPVRWLLAAAGVEFEEIFLETREQYEKLIKDGVLMFQQVPLVEIDGMKMVQTRAILSYIAGKYNLYGKDLKERALIDMYVEGITDLMQMILMFPFSPPEAKEKNLDSIKERATNRYFPVFEKVLKQHGQDFLVGNKFSWADVQLIEAILAVEEKIPAVLSGFPQLQAFKIRMSNMPTIKKFLQPGSPRKPPPDESYRETVLKIFRK is encoded by the exons ATGTCGGGGAAGCCCAGGCTTACCTACTGTAATGGAAGGGGGCGAATGGAGCCCGTACGGTGGCTGTTGGCCGCAGCCGGCGTGGAG tttgaagaaatttttttggaaACAAGAGAGCAGTATGAAAAGTTAATCAAAG ATGGAGTCCTGATGTTCCAGCAAGTGCCGCTGGTTGAGATCGATGGGATGAAGATGGTGCAGACCAGAGCCATCCTCAGCTACATAGCAGGGAAATACAATCTCTATGGGAAAGACTTGAAGGAGAGAGCCCT GATTGACATGTATGTGGAAGGAATAACAGATCTGATGCAAATGATTTTgatgtttcctttctctccacctgaggcaaaggagaaaaatcttgacTCAATTAAGGAGAGGGCAACTAACAGGTACTTCCCAGTCTTTGAAAAG GTTTTGAAACAGCATGGCCAAGACTTTCTTGTGGGCAACAAATTCAGCTGGGCAGATGTTCAGCTAATTGAAGCCATTTTAGCAGTGGAGGAGAAAATACCTGCTGTGCTGTCGGGGTTTCCTCAGTTGCAG gcttttaaaataagaatgagCAATATGCCTACAATTAAGAAGTtcctgcagcctggcagcccAAGGAAACCCCCACCAGATGAAAGTTACAGAGAAACTGTGTTGAAGATTTTTAGGAAATGA